A genomic window from Halogeometricum borinquense DSM 11551 includes:
- a CDS encoding helix-turn-helix transcriptional regulator — protein MPGRDASDVLCLIERREAVLRRVGPVEQRKRDLSESLSVSRSTVDRAIRELVEAGFVERGEDGYVRTLSGRLVLEAFDRFANRAEDITNAGNIIDLIGSDSEFDIAVLDGADVVEATQTSPHRPLGHLASIIERADRIHAFAPAVFPSQVNTYHRRIVEEGVTARVLVAEKVMNRLVSTYRTKTQEALSTDRLEIRWTTDLPPYSLALGETDDGPELGLLTYADHGVGGFIGNDSPEAVEWGRRTLSRLWEDGEPIPIQSADD, from the coding sequence ATGCCGGGGCGAGACGCATCCGACGTACTCTGTTTGATCGAACGGCGGGAGGCCGTTCTTCGGCGCGTCGGCCCCGTCGAGCAACGGAAGCGAGACCTATCTGAGTCGCTCTCTGTCTCCCGCTCGACGGTCGATAGAGCAATTCGAGAACTCGTTGAAGCGGGATTCGTCGAACGCGGTGAAGACGGCTACGTACGGACGCTATCCGGCCGTCTTGTACTCGAAGCGTTCGACCGGTTTGCAAACCGTGCCGAAGATATCACTAACGCGGGAAATATAATTGATTTGATTGGATCGGACTCAGAATTCGATATCGCCGTTCTCGACGGTGCGGACGTTGTCGAAGCAACTCAGACGTCGCCGCACCGTCCTCTTGGCCACCTCGCGAGTATTATCGAACGGGCCGACCGAATCCACGCGTTCGCGCCAGCGGTGTTCCCGTCGCAAGTGAACACGTACCATCGCCGTATCGTTGAGGAGGGAGTGACCGCCCGCGTCCTCGTCGCTGAGAAGGTGATGAACCGCCTTGTCTCGACGTACCGGACGAAGACCCAAGAGGCGTTATCGACAGATCGGCTCGAAATCCGGTGGACGACTGACCTTCCCCCGTATAGTCTGGCTCTCGGAGAGACGGACGACGGTCCGGAACTCGGTCTCCTGACGTACGCGGACCACGGGGTAGGCGGCTTCATCGGCAACGATTCGCCCGAGGCGGTCGAATGGGGCCGACGCACGCTTTCGCGTCTGTGGGAAGACGGGGAGCCGATTCCGATCCAGTCGGCCGATGACTGA
- a CDS encoding pyridoxal phosphate-dependent aminotransferase — translation MFPPLPYLEWISGRVEAAEYDLGSSDLRSAPHESDIVPERLTGLPDPDDETLCAQLADVYDVSPENVLVTAGATHANLLAESAALTVALDDTEEAEDSNPQVLVEKPGYQPLVLTPGALSARVDRFLRPARDEYVLSGDRITAAAMDDFALAVTSNRHNPTGRLTSRESLATAAEACREAGGYLLVDEVYAPFVGDATTDHAFGGVTGAGLPNTIVTGSLTKFYGLGGLRIGWLIASAEIVDAARHAAFHVPAVAEPSRALARRALHNRDELSASARDHLQTNHELLASFAAEHDELSGVVYPGSTFAFFEHEHVSGDELVEAAWEQDILVVPGRFFDQSDGFRVALGRDPEHVEAALDALSGVIESLSASSEA, via the coding sequence GTGTTTCCACCCCTCCCGTATCTCGAATGGATTTCCGGACGGGTCGAAGCGGCCGAGTACGACCTCGGTTCGAGTGACCTCCGCTCGGCGCCGCACGAGTCGGATATCGTCCCCGAGAGACTGACCGGCCTTCCGGACCCCGATGATGAAACGCTCTGTGCGCAGTTGGCCGACGTGTACGACGTGTCTCCCGAGAACGTTCTCGTCACTGCAGGCGCAACACACGCGAATCTGCTCGCGGAGTCGGCGGCTCTCACTGTCGCTCTTGATGACACAGAAGAAGCCGAAGACAGCAACCCGCAGGTGTTGGTCGAAAAGCCCGGCTACCAACCCCTCGTCTTGACGCCCGGCGCACTCAGTGCCCGAGTTGATCGGTTCCTCCGTCCCGCCCGCGACGAGTACGTTCTCTCCGGTGACCGAATCACCGCCGCCGCGATGGATGACTTCGCGCTCGCTGTCACCTCAAACCGTCACAACCCGACGGGACGACTCACCTCCCGTGAGTCGCTTGCCACCGCCGCAGAGGCCTGTCGAGAGGCTGGCGGCTACCTGCTCGTTGACGAAGTGTACGCACCGTTCGTCGGTGACGCGACGACAGATCACGCATTCGGCGGCGTCACCGGCGCAGGCCTCCCGAACACTATCGTCACCGGGTCGCTGACGAAGTTCTACGGACTCGGAGGACTCCGAATCGGCTGGCTCATCGCCTCCGCTGAAATTGTGGACGCAGCGCGCCACGCGGCGTTTCACGTTCCTGCGGTGGCCGAACCGAGTCGCGCCCTCGCCCGCCGCGCCCTCCACAACCGCGATGAACTGTCGGCGTCGGCCCGTGACCACCTCCAGACGAATCACGAACTTCTGGCTTCGTTCGCCGCCGAACACGACGAACTCTCCGGTGTGGTGTATCCGGGCAGTACGTTCGCTTTCTTCGAACACGAACACGTCTCCGGCGACGAACTAGTTGAGGCAGCGTGGGAGCAGGATATTCTCGTCGTTCCCGGTCGGTTCTTCGACCAGTCAGACGGGTTCCGCGTCGCGCTCGGCCGCGACCCAGAACACGTCGAGGCGGCCCTCGATGCGCTCTCGGGTGTCATCGAGTCGCTGTCAGCCAGTTCGGAAGCCTAA
- a CDS encoding FAD-binding and (Fe-S)-binding domain-containing protein, whose product MASNARERTTDPAADGNYDYVSDDVARPGLVSDLESLVDGEIRFDTYSRQLYATDASAYEQTPIGVVMPESTEDIVAVMEYCSKREIPVLPRGGGTSLAGQTVNEAVVLDLMKHMDGVIDVDTDAATATAQAGVRLGDLNAELEPHGLKFAPDPAWGDKSALGGAIGNNSTGAHSLKYGKTDYYLESVEVVLADGSVTTFGEIEVETLREEGDPDGSLEERIYAEVARILDDEADEISERYPDLKRNVSGYNLDVLVDEMRGERRLPDDSGIDPESEPGTVNLARLLAGSEGTLGIVTEATVSLEPVPNTAAVALLTYDDVLDAMEDVAPILEHDPAAVEVMDDVLLDLARETPEFEEVVGMLPEGTDSVLLVEFYADDADHGRQQVADLVADRVPNGESEADPSAGAAETTTKPHTAVTAMEAYDAETRAKFWKMRKSGLPILLSRTTDDKHIAYIEDTAIPAGNLPAFVSDFQDILDDHDTFASYYAHAGPGVLHIRPLVNTKTVEGLETYETIADEVTDLVVKYGGSVSGEHGDGRARTQWNRKLYGDELWATFRDLKTAFDPDWLLNPGNICGYQADEERPAGAAATSAHEMTEHLRFSPDYDFDAGFDPALNWENENGFQGMAELCHGCGGCRGPQETTGGVMCPTFRAEEEEILSTRGRSNMLRQAMSGDLSPEEQFEDEFVEEVTDLCIGCKGCMKDCPSGVDMAKMKAEVTHEYHQRNGSSLRDKMFANIDTLSKLGSAFAPLSNLAANVPGARLLMEKTLGISRERELPQFSRESFVDWFKSRGRAGIPEAQAESKVLLFPDTYTNYNHPEAGKAAVRALEAAGVHVRIPDGVTGSGRPPHSKGFIDRAREQARQNVEALAPLVREEWDVVVVEPSDAVMFQHDYLDLLSGEDVEAVAANTYGVMEYFDTFRLLERDVVETNDASASLTYHGHCHQKSTKKDHHAVGVLRRAGYRVDPLDSTCCGMAGSFGYEAEHYSMSKAIGEILYDQVENADGEMVVAPGASCRSQLGDRDDETEPPHPVEMLADAVA is encoded by the coding sequence ATGGCATCGAACGCTCGTGAACGAACCACCGACCCCGCTGCAGACGGGAACTACGACTACGTGAGCGACGACGTAGCGCGCCCGGGACTCGTCTCCGATCTGGAATCGCTCGTCGACGGCGAGATTCGATTCGACACGTACTCGCGGCAACTGTACGCGACGGACGCCTCGGCGTACGAACAGACGCCAATCGGCGTGGTGATGCCGGAATCGACCGAGGACATCGTCGCGGTGATGGAGTACTGTTCGAAGCGAGAGATTCCGGTTCTCCCCCGCGGTGGCGGGACGAGTCTAGCGGGGCAGACGGTGAACGAAGCCGTCGTCCTCGACCTGATGAAACACATGGACGGGGTCATCGATGTGGACACCGACGCTGCTACGGCGACAGCACAAGCGGGCGTTCGACTGGGCGACCTGAACGCGGAGTTGGAACCGCACGGCCTCAAGTTCGCGCCCGACCCGGCGTGGGGCGACAAATCCGCCCTCGGCGGTGCTATCGGTAACAACTCCACCGGCGCGCACTCGCTGAAGTACGGCAAGACCGACTACTACCTCGAATCGGTCGAAGTCGTCCTCGCGGACGGGTCGGTGACGACGTTCGGTGAAATCGAAGTTGAAACGCTTCGGGAGGAAGGCGACCCGGACGGGTCGTTAGAAGAGCGAATCTACGCCGAAGTCGCGCGGATTCTGGACGACGAAGCCGACGAGATTTCGGAGCGCTATCCCGACCTGAAGCGGAACGTCTCCGGCTACAACCTTGATGTGCTGGTAGACGAGATGCGCGGTGAACGCCGCCTGCCGGACGACTCGGGAATCGACCCCGAGAGCGAACCGGGCACGGTGAATCTCGCGCGACTGCTCGCAGGATCGGAGGGGACGCTCGGAATCGTCACCGAAGCCACCGTCTCGCTCGAACCCGTTCCGAACACGGCCGCCGTCGCACTCCTGACCTACGACGACGTACTCGACGCGATGGAAGACGTGGCTCCGATTCTCGAACACGACCCGGCGGCCGTCGAGGTCATGGACGACGTGCTCCTCGATTTGGCCCGCGAGACACCGGAGTTCGAGGAAGTTGTCGGCATGCTTCCTGAGGGAACCGACTCGGTTCTTCTCGTAGAGTTCTACGCCGACGACGCCGACCACGGACGCCAACAGGTCGCTGATCTCGTTGCCGACCGCGTTCCGAACGGGGAGAGCGAAGCCGACCCGTCGGCGGGCGCGGCGGAGACGACGACGAAGCCCCACACGGCCGTCACCGCGATGGAGGCGTACGACGCCGAGACGCGCGCGAAGTTCTGGAAGATGCGCAAGTCCGGTCTCCCCATTCTGCTGTCGCGGACGACCGACGACAAGCATATCGCCTACATCGAGGACACCGCCATCCCGGCGGGGAATCTTCCGGCGTTCGTCTCCGACTTTCAGGACATCTTAGACGACCACGACACGTTCGCGTCCTACTACGCCCACGCCGGTCCGGGCGTCCTGCACATCCGTCCGCTCGTCAACACGAAGACGGTCGAAGGGCTGGAAACCTACGAAACCATCGCCGACGAAGTGACCGACCTCGTGGTGAAGTACGGTGGGTCAGTCTCGGGCGAACACGGCGACGGTCGCGCGCGAACCCAGTGGAACCGGAAACTGTACGGCGACGAGTTGTGGGCCACGTTCCGCGACCTGAAGACGGCGTTCGACCCAGACTGGTTGCTCAATCCGGGAAACATCTGCGGCTACCAAGCCGACGAGGAACGACCCGCGGGAGCGGCCGCCACCTCAGCACACGAGATGACCGAACACCTGCGGTTCTCCCCCGACTACGACTTCGACGCCGGGTTCGATCCCGCGCTGAACTGGGAGAACGAGAACGGCTTTCAGGGAATGGCCGAACTCTGCCACGGGTGCGGTGGGTGTCGCGGTCCACAGGAGACGACAGGCGGCGTCATGTGTCCGACGTTCCGCGCTGAGGAAGAGGAGATTCTCTCGACGCGCGGGCGGTCGAACATGCTCCGGCAGGCGATGAGCGGCGACCTCTCGCCGGAAGAACAGTTTGAAGACGAGTTCGTCGAGGAAGTGACGGACCTCTGTATCGGCTGTAAGGGATGCATGAAAGATTGCCCGAGCGGTGTAGACATGGCGAAGATGAAAGCGGAGGTGACCCACGAGTACCACCAGCGAAACGGGTCCAGCCTGCGCGACAAGATGTTCGCGAACATCGACACCCTGTCGAAACTCGGGAGCGCGTTTGCACCGCTCTCGAACCTCGCCGCGAACGTGCCCGGCGCACGTCTCCTCATGGAGAAGACGCTCGGCATCTCGCGCGAGCGCGAGTTACCGCAGTTCAGCCGTGAGTCGTTCGTTGACTGGTTTAAATCTCGGGGGCGGGCAGGTATCCCCGAAGCGCAAGCCGAGTCAAAGGTACTGCTGTTCCCCGACACTTACACGAACTACAACCACCCTGAGGCGGGGAAAGCCGCAGTCCGCGCCCTCGAAGCTGCGGGCGTTCACGTTCGTATCCCCGACGGCGTCACCGGGTCCGGGCGACCGCCGCACTCGAAGGGGTTCATCGACCGCGCCCGCGAGCAGGCCAGACAGAACGTCGAGGCGCTCGCACCACTCGTCCGCGAGGAGTGGGATGTCGTCGTCGTCGAACCCTCCGACGCCGTAATGTTCCAACACGACTATCTCGACCTGTTATCGGGCGAGGATGTCGAAGCCGTGGCGGCGAACACCTACGGCGTGATGGAGTATTTCGACACGTTCCGCCTCCTCGAACGCGACGTAGTGGAGACGAACGACGCGTCGGCGTCGCTGACCTACCACGGCCACTGCCACCAGAAGTCCACGAAGAAAGATCACCACGCCGTCGGCGTCCTGCGCCGGGCGGGCTACCGCGTGGACCCACTGGACTCGACCTGTTGCGGGATGGCGGGGTCGTTCGGCTACGAGGCCGAACACTACTCGATGTCGAAGGCTATCGGCGAAATTCTCTACGACCAAGTGGAGAACGCCGACGGCGAGATGGTCGTCGCGCCGGGGGCGTCGTGTCGGTCGCAACTCGGCGACAGAGACGACGAAACGGAACCACCGCATCCGGTCGAAATGCTGGCCGACGCGGTCGCCTGA
- a CDS encoding L-lactate permease: MVSAVDGLVALLPLLTIAVLMVGFYWPATRTMPVAWLVAIGAGVVGWGMNGTWIAAATINGFITAANILYIVFGAILLLYTLKQTGAFDAINAGFASVSEDRRVQVVLLVFLMGSFIEAAAGFGTPAAIVGPLLVGLGFPPLAAVVIALTGNLMAITFGAVGTPLIIGMIDIFESVETITADAVGNGPYADISTWVADIALWAASYHVVVGIVLPFIGVAMMTRFFGEERSIKPALEVLPLTLFAWASFSVPYFLTAYFLGPEFPGLIGSMVGLFVTVSALKAGFFHPDEEWDFAPESAWPDHWVGDIKPGESASDDVAVAADGGTVQSSMPATAGMPLWKAWTPYALVALLLVVTRVVDPVKSFVTMDLFIISWGDLAALPFVHETILGTGLTNDFALLYLPGAVFVAVHLVTIPLHGMDSAEIKAAWSETIEKVAPAVIALLFAVATVQIMLQSGSATNTDSMLIVLSEGMAGVAGGIYPFFAAFVGAFGAFLAGSNTVSDILFGTFQYGVADQIGTPRTLMLGAQAVGGAIGNLIAVHNVVAALAVVGLVGEEGRVIRLELIPLLYYGTATGLLTLLFSYVLFPGVF; this comes from the coding sequence ATGGTTAGTGCGGTGGACGGACTCGTCGCGCTCTTGCCCCTGTTGACAATCGCGGTGCTGATGGTCGGGTTCTACTGGCCCGCGACGCGGACGATGCCGGTGGCGTGGCTGGTCGCCATCGGCGCGGGCGTCGTCGGGTGGGGGATGAACGGGACGTGGATTGCCGCGGCCACGATTAACGGCTTCATCACTGCGGCGAACATCCTTTACATCGTCTTCGGGGCGATACTGCTCCTGTACACGCTCAAACAGACAGGTGCATTCGACGCCATCAACGCCGGATTCGCCTCGGTCAGCGAGGACCGTCGCGTACAGGTGGTGTTGCTCGTCTTCCTGATGGGGTCGTTCATCGAGGCCGCCGCTGGCTTCGGGACGCCCGCGGCAATCGTCGGTCCGCTCCTGGTTGGACTCGGCTTCCCGCCGCTTGCGGCCGTCGTGATCGCCCTGACGGGCAACCTGATGGCGATCACGTTCGGTGCGGTCGGCACGCCACTCATCATCGGGATGATAGACATCTTCGAGAGCGTCGAGACGATCACGGCCGATGCCGTCGGAAACGGCCCGTACGCGGACATCTCGACGTGGGTCGCTGACATCGCCTTGTGGGCCGCGAGTTATCACGTCGTCGTGGGCATCGTGCTGCCCTTCATCGGCGTTGCGATGATGACGCGCTTTTTCGGCGAAGAGCGCTCTATCAAGCCCGCACTCGAAGTCCTGCCGCTTACACTGTTCGCATGGGCGTCGTTCTCGGTGCCGTACTTCCTGACCGCGTACTTCCTCGGGCCGGAGTTCCCCGGCCTTATCGGATCGATGGTCGGCCTGTTCGTGACCGTCAGCGCGCTGAAAGCGGGCTTTTTCCACCCCGACGAGGAGTGGGACTTCGCGCCCGAATCGGCGTGGCCCGACCACTGGGTCGGAGACATCAAACCCGGCGAGTCCGCTTCGGACGACGTGGCTGTCGCTGCCGACGGCGGAACGGTCCAATCGAGCATGCCCGCGACGGCCGGAATGCCGCTGTGGAAGGCGTGGACGCCGTACGCGCTCGTCGCCTTGCTCCTCGTCGTCACTCGCGTCGTGGACCCGGTGAAATCGTTCGTCACGATGGATCTGTTCATCATCTCGTGGGGCGACCTCGCTGCGCTTCCGTTCGTCCACGAGACCATCCTCGGGACGGGTCTGACGAACGACTTCGCTCTCCTGTACCTGCCGGGTGCAGTGTTCGTCGCCGTCCACCTCGTCACGATTCCGCTGCACGGCATGGACAGCGCCGAGATAAAGGCCGCATGGTCCGAAACGATAGAGAAAGTCGCGCCGGCCGTCATCGCACTGCTGTTCGCCGTTGCGACGGTGCAGATCATGCTCCAGTCGGGTTCTGCGACGAACACCGACAGCATGCTCATCGTCCTCTCTGAGGGAATGGCCGGCGTCGCGGGCGGGATCTATCCGTTCTTCGCCGCGTTCGTGGGCGCGTTCGGCGCGTTCCTCGCGGGGTCGAACACGGTGTCGGACATCCTGTTCGGCACGTTCCAGTACGGCGTCGCAGACCAGATCGGCACCCCGCGAACTCTGATGCTCGGCGCGCAGGCCGTTGGCGGGGCTATCGGCAACCTCATCGCCGTTCACAACGTCGTCGCCGCCCTCGCGGTGGTCGGCCTTGTCGGCGAGGAGGGACGAGTCATCCGCCTCGAACTCATCCCGTTGCTCTACTACGGCACGGCGACGGGACTGTTGACGCTCCTGTTCAGTTACGTGCTGTTCCCCGGTGTCTTCTGA
- a CDS encoding helix-turn-helix domain-containing protein, whose amino-acid sequence MGEESRARPRNEHGQYVDRIPLDRVLGVFEEREDFARPLTATDVMEALDCSRRTAHNKLNELEERGDLATRKVGARSRVWWVPMTGPEESPNTRVEADPTDTADAARPTSDRPPAVSNAIADADLPGSGPMLDARREALAAAYEYLADHPEAKKADFLRDVYHDYPAGFESAEGWWNAIQPALKQLPGVDPPEERGHIWHFLGG is encoded by the coding sequence ATGGGTGAGGAGTCTCGCGCGCGCCCCAGAAACGAGCATGGGCAGTACGTTGACCGCATCCCGCTCGACCGAGTACTCGGCGTCTTCGAAGAGCGTGAGGACTTCGCTCGGCCACTCACCGCTACGGATGTGATGGAGGCGCTGGACTGTTCACGCCGCACCGCACACAACAAACTGAACGAACTCGAAGAACGGGGAGACCTCGCAACGCGGAAAGTCGGTGCCCGCTCTCGCGTTTGGTGGGTTCCGATGACCGGCCCGGAGGAGTCGCCCAACACAAGGGTCGAAGCGGATCCCACCGACACAGCGGACGCTGCGCGTCCGACTTCGGACCGTCCGCCCGCCGTCTCGAACGCTATTGCTGACGCGGACTTGCCGGGAAGCGGACCGATGCTCGACGCCCGTCGAGAGGCGTTGGCGGCGGCGTACGAGTATCTCGCGGACCATCCTGAGGCGAAGAAGGCCGATTTCCTCCGCGACGTGTACCACGACTACCCGGCCGGGTTCGAGTCGGCCGAAGGCTGGTGGAACGCTATCCAACCGGCGCTGAAACAACTGCCCGGCGTTGACCCGCCCGAAGAACGCGGGCACATCTGGCACTTCCTCGGCGGATAA
- a CDS encoding Nramp family divalent metal transporter yields the protein MDSDSADDENRPPSPADSPSRSDDREDGRKGVSDHPADGEDVYAPEVEGRQYRGTWFLPLRYDELKQAGETEEYPDRGEGGAFRLTDLPRVPRVGHIVGPSAIMLGASLGSGETLFWPVLTSQYGWTLLWAFVIGVLTQFVINTELQRWTLATGESVFRAFARVADYWPWLFLVGGLVSLGWPGWAAGAAKVGTTALGLSGSVTLVGVSIAAWKLIAVGLMVLIWLSYHVSSVMYNAVEVFQIGLLFVSIVAAVLLLGVSGSWIELADVPNAAATVGRLPPGMDIAVFLGGLAFAGAGGYLNLSQSLWAREKGYGMGNYQGRVKNPFRGDDPEPIERDGFTFPPTRTNLKRWRGWWRVVQLEHLLTFVFGLFLVAPALMSVAIHYAPGTTADALQMWLTDVAPVLGPLGTVLVFLVLFVALFTTEYAIVESFVRNSVDAIYEVYGREAGWDLQTLFWRVLTGFCLWGIAIILLFTSPFEGREPFFFLVVGAAMSGVIMWPYTALVLVMNTTRLPEHLQPGWTRVVAMWWASGFYGYFSVLLVGNTLVELGVGAFETAPTVFGSGIGGYALWAVFLIIQSYAVARSATAKHRADGTVADAELAKGRFP from the coding sequence ATGGACTCCGATTCGGCCGACGACGAGAACCGACCGCCGTCTCCGGCGGACAGTCCATCCCGGTCGGACGACCGAGAAGACGGACGAAAGGGCGTCTCCGACCACCCTGCGGACGGCGAAGACGTGTACGCCCCGGAGGTCGAGGGAAGACAGTACCGCGGCACGTGGTTTCTCCCTCTGCGCTACGACGAACTGAAGCAGGCGGGCGAGACCGAGGAGTACCCGGACCGCGGCGAGGGTGGGGCGTTCCGCCTCACTGACTTACCGCGCGTGCCGCGCGTCGGCCACATCGTCGGGCCGTCGGCTATCATGCTCGGCGCGTCGCTCGGGAGCGGCGAGACGCTCTTTTGGCCCGTCTTGACCTCGCAGTACGGCTGGACGCTGCTCTGGGCGTTCGTGATCGGCGTTCTCACGCAGTTCGTCATCAACACGGAACTCCAGCGGTGGACGCTTGCAACCGGCGAGAGCGTCTTCCGCGCGTTCGCCCGCGTGGCCGACTACTGGCCGTGGCTCTTCCTTGTCGGCGGACTCGTCAGCCTCGGATGGCCGGGATGGGCCGCGGGAGCGGCGAAAGTCGGGACGACGGCGCTCGGTTTGAGTGGTTCCGTCACGCTCGTTGGCGTGTCTATTGCCGCGTGGAAACTCATCGCCGTCGGGCTGATGGTCCTCATCTGGCTCTCGTATCACGTGTCGTCCGTGATGTACAACGCCGTCGAGGTGTTCCAGATCGGACTCCTGTTCGTCTCTATCGTCGCCGCCGTTCTGCTCCTCGGCGTTTCGGGGTCGTGGATCGAACTCGCAGACGTGCCGAACGCGGCGGCGACAGTCGGGCGTCTGCCGCCGGGGATGGATATCGCGGTCTTCCTCGGCGGCCTCGCGTTTGCCGGGGCCGGCGGCTACCTCAACCTCTCGCAGAGTCTCTGGGCGCGCGAGAAAGGCTACGGCATGGGCAACTACCAAGGGCGCGTAAAGAACCCGTTCCGCGGCGACGACCCCGAACCCATCGAACGCGACGGGTTCACGTTTCCGCCGACGCGGACGAACCTGAAGCGCTGGCGCGGCTGGTGGCGCGTCGTCCAACTCGAACACCTGCTGACGTTCGTCTTCGGCCTGTTCTTGGTCGCGCCCGCATTGATGAGCGTCGCCATCCACTACGCGCCGGGAACCACCGCCGACGCCCTGCAAATGTGGTTGACCGATGTCGCTCCGGTTCTCGGTCCGCTCGGAACCGTCCTCGTATTTCTCGTCCTGTTCGTGGCCCTGTTTACCACCGAATATGCCATCGTCGAGTCGTTCGTCCGCAACAGCGTCGATGCCATTTACGAGGTGTACGGCCGCGAAGCTGGATGGGACCTTCAGACCCTCTTTTGGCGCGTTCTCACGGGCTTTTGTCTGTGGGGAATCGCTATCATCCTCCTCTTTACGTCGCCGTTCGAGGGGCGCGAACCGTTCTTCTTCCTCGTCGTCGGCGCGGCGATGTCAGGTGTGATCATGTGGCCCTACACCGCGCTCGTTCTCGTGATGAACACGACGCGCCTGCCCGAACACCTCCAACCCGGGTGGACGCGCGTCGTCGCAATGTGGTGGGCATCTGGATTCTACGGCTATTTCAGTGTCCTGCTCGTCGGCAACACGCTCGTTGAACTCGGAGTCGGAGCGTTCGAGACCGCTCCGACAGTTTTCGGAAGCGGCATCGGTGGATACGCCCTCTGGGCGGTCTTCCTTATCATCCAGTCGTACGCAGTCGCCCGGTCTGCGACGGCGAAACACCGCGCTGACGGCACCGTCGCCGATGCCGAGTTAGCGAAGGGACGATTCCCCTGA
- a CDS encoding LUD domain-containing protein, with protein sequence MSTGTVATFEASLDRLDVDWTHASAAEFETVLRDVCSDPTIGVPLTHDVTLPDWVNTDPTPDDLRTAATGVTEAGLGIADYGSVVLQGTPDGIEPVSLFSDRHVAVLRKSDIAPGMGAAFEWLGETFRTGHSSAIIATGPSATADMGALVKGAHGPKAVHVVILDE encoded by the coding sequence ATGTCAACTGGCACGGTTGCGACGTTCGAAGCGTCTCTCGACCGCCTCGACGTGGACTGGACACACGCGTCGGCGGCCGAGTTCGAGACGGTCCTTCGGGACGTGTGTTCGGACCCGACCATCGGGGTTCCTCTCACACACGACGTGACACTCCCCGACTGGGTGAATACTGACCCGACACCCGACGACCTTCGCACAGCGGCGACGGGTGTCACGGAAGCGGGTCTGGGAATCGCCGACTACGGTAGTGTCGTCTTGCAGGGGACGCCGGACGGCATCGAACCTGTTAGCCTGTTCAGTGACCGCCACGTAGCGGTCCTTCGGAAGTCGGACATTGCGCCCGGAATGGGTGCGGCGTTCGAGTGGTTGGGCGAGACGTTTCGGACGGGCCATTCCTCGGCGATCATCGCAACCGGTCCCAGTGCGACCGCCGACATGGGCGCGCTCGTGAAGGGTGCCCACGGTCCCAAAGCGGTTCACGTGGTGATTCTCGATGAGTGA